The genome window GAACATAACGGCAAAATAACAACAATAAGAATAGAATCCGCGTATGAATTTGAAGAAGACACCACGTGGAACGTAACACTCGAACTTTATGCCGGAGACACAACACTAACCGGTCAATTACTGGACTTTGAGACAATCCAGTTCAACAATCTGCCCGCCAGTTCCTGTGACACGAATACAGGTTATAACAGCACCAATTTAATAATAAACGGCATAGACGATCGGATAGAATTTATAATAAAAAACACAGCGCAAGACGGATACCTGTCGGGACAATACACCCTGAAAGCTTTAATAAACAAAGACAATTTTGAAACAACCTTAGGCCCTGTTTCATTCAACGTCGACAAATGCGTGACCCCGTTGTCCGGCGATACCCACGGTCCGTTTAAAATTACCGCTGTGGACAGGACGGGCATATGCTGTGAGGGCATCCAGGAACCCGCGATTATTCTGAATAACTATGGGAACGGGAAATCGGCGGCCTTCACATTCGACCTTGTCCAATCAAACAACGACACGACATTCGGAAAAATCAGGGAACTCATACTGAACAGCATAATCTGTACGACACCTGAAACAAGCCCTGTTTATCCGATGGCAACACTGCCGGTAGAAATAGATATTTTTAACAGAGGTAAAAATGTAGATTTAAAAATAAATGAAATAGTGCCGTTCGACTTGACAATTTCGGATATAATAGATGGCGGGATAAAAAACAATAACGAAATAACCTGGCAATTTAATATGCCGGAAAGCACAACAAAAGATTTAAAATACTATTTATTAATTCCGGATAATACCCTGCAATACACTTTAATGACAGAAGTAAACTATCTTGATTACGACAGCACCTGGAAGTTCTATAACAATTATCCGCTGGATATAGCCAATACCCACACGATGCTTGAATTAATCCAGGAAATAACAGATGAACTAAACAATATGAATTTAAGCCCCGGAGACAGGGAAAAGGCGGGTGCGGTAATAGAAAAGATGGAAAAAATAAGACTGCGAAACGCGGGGACAAAAAAAGAATATGAGAAAAATATTGAAGATTGTTTAAAGGCGGCAGACAAGTTAACTGATATAGCCGGTGCGGACATTACTTCGGTCAGGTTAAAACTGGATGAGGTTTTGAGGATAAATGAGGTGTGGTGGAGTAAAACTTTTTAGACAACTCTGGAGTCGGACAAATTATGTTAAAAAAGAAATTAGTTTATCTTGATAACGCGGCGACATCTTTTCCAAAACCCGGGCAGGTTTACCGGAAGATGGATTATTGCATGCGAAATGTGGGTGCCAACCCGGGGCGTTCGGGGCATCGTATGGCAATAAAAGCGGACGAGATGATTTACGAGACGCGTGAAACGATAAAAAAATTTTTCAATATGCCCGGTTCGGAAAACATTGTTTTTACATCCAATGCCACTATGGCATTAAATTTCGGGTTAAAAGGTGTTTTGCAAAAAGGCGATGAGGTTGTTACAAGCTCGATTGAGCATAATTCGGTTTTCAGGCCGCTGATGCAGTTAAAAAAAAAAGAAGGAGTCAGGGTTACATTCGTCCCTTGTTCAAAGGATGGTTTTCTTGACCCGGATGATGTTAAAAAGGCTGTAACCGGAAAGACAAAATTAATTATAGTAAATCACGCGTCAAATGTAACAGGGACAATAACTCCTGTAAGAGAAATTGGAAAAATCGCAAAAAAATCGGGGGTTATTTTTTTTATTGATGCCGCCCAGACCGCGGGAAATGTGCCTATTGATGTTCAAGAAGATTATATTGACATGCTTGCCTGTTCGGGACATAAAAGCCTTTTAGGTCCGCAGGGAACGGGCATTTTATATGTGGGCCCGGGATTAAAATTGAATACGATAATTGAAGGGGGCACCGGCAGCAGTTCTGAAAGCGAAAAGCAGCCGGAACTTTTGCCTGACAAATTAGAGAGCGGCACGCTTAATACAGCAGGCATAGCCGGGTTGGGCGCCGGCG of bacterium contains these proteins:
- a CDS encoding aminotransferase class V-fold PLP-dependent enzyme, whose protein sequence is MLKKKLVYLDNAATSFPKPGQVYRKMDYCMRNVGANPGRSGHRMAIKADEMIYETRETIKKFFNMPGSENIVFTSNATMALNFGLKGVLQKGDEVVTSSIEHNSVFRPLMQLKKKEGVRVTFVPCSKDGFLDPDDVKKAVTGKTKLIIVNHASNVTGTITPVREIGKIAKKSGVIFFIDAAQTAGNVPIDVQEDYIDMLACSGHKSLLGPQGTGILYVGPGLKLNTIIEGGTGSSSESEKQPELLPDKLESGTLNTAGIAGLGAGVDFILDTGLNEIIGKKYLLIKKLLDNLKNLEKIKIYGPGDPKKIVPIVSFNINSIDPSEVGCLLDERFGIMTRVGLHCSPLAHKTIGSFPRGTVRVSIGFFNTEEDVDYLIKSIKNILKIKT